In the Pseudorasbora parva isolate DD20220531a chromosome 23, ASM2467924v1, whole genome shotgun sequence genome, one interval contains:
- the LOC137061895 gene encoding uncharacterized protein, producing the protein MFGDNYRDLCQKREQFIKGEDIWKQTLRRKTKPNSWLMEDVEEEENEQPKKQQKCKKTCTPKEAADQMIENLKKDLMAKQTSLQSTIENESSSDEDILARNWSKVQQQMKELKRENKRLKEDNFKQILDAMRELPTVVTQLKEVIGQITVQTAPHASTSATASTSVDSASVSPQVLSDDMVTTVHAYKCYGPCGKVIIQCPSKSTCQYINIT; encoded by the exons ATGTTTGGTG acaACTACAGGGATCTCTGCCAGAAAAGGGAGCAATTCATAAAGGGTGAAGACATCTGGAAACAAACACTCAGGAGGAAGACAAAGCCAAACAGTTGGTTGATGGAGGATGTAGAAGAAGAGGAGAATGAACAGCCAAAAAAACAG CAAAAGTGTAAAAAGACATGTACCCCAAAAGAGGCAGCTGACCAAATGATTGAAAACCTGAAAAAGGACCTTATGGCAAAGCAAACTTCTTTACAG TCAACTATTGAAAATGAGTCATCATCAGATGAGGACATACTTGCCAGGAACTGGAGTAAGGTACAACAGCAAATGAAGGAACTTAAAAGAGAAAACAAGAGGCTAAAAGAAGACAACTTTAAACAGATACTTGATGCCATGAGAG AGCTTCCCACGGTAGTGACGCAGTTGAAAGAAGTGATTGGACAAATAACAGTTCAGACCGCACCTCATGCATCCACCTCTGCAACAGCTTCAACATCAGTAGACTCTGCATCTGTTTCTCCTCAAGTGTTGTCTGATGATATGGTAACTACCGTACATGCATATAAGTGTTACGGTCCATGTGGGAAAGTGATTATACAATGTCCCAGTAAATCAACTTGTCAGTATATAAACATTACCTGA